The window GTACGACCTCTACATCAAGCACGGTCTGCCGAACGCGCTCGCGATCGAGCAGGGACTGAAGGCGCTGGGCTACCCCGAGACGCAGCAGGCGCGGATCCCGTTCCGGGACGACGAGCCCGGCGTCTGGGACGACTTCCCGCCGATCTACGTACCCTCTTTCGCGATGTTGCAGAGCAGCATCCCGTACACGATCGAGGCACCGCTCAACCCGCGCGGCAACCTCACCCCGGCGGAGAAGCTTCGCCGGTCGGGCATCAACACCGACGTGCACGAGGTGGCGATCAAGACCTCGCTGCAGTACATCCAGGACCACCGGACCGAGGTGCTGTTCGACCAGGCCGAGGTCTACCGCCGTGGTGCGGCCGGTGAGCCGCTGCGGGACATCCCGGACGGGTACGTGCCGGGCTGGGGTCCGGAGGACAACTACAACACCGTCTTCCCGCGCTCGTACGTCATCCCGGCCGGCTCCGGTCAGCACTCCGCGCCGGCCGCGGCCCGTCTCGTCGACCTGCTCATCGGCAGCGGCGGCCGGGTGTGGCGGGCGAAGACCAACTTCACCGCCAACGGCAAGTCCTACCCCGCCGGCTCGTACGTGATCGACATGCACCAGCCCAAACGTGGCCTGGTCAACTCCCTGCTCGAACCCGGTGTCGACATCACCGACCGGGTGGACGACCTCTACGCCGGACCGGCCGCCTGGAGCCAGGGGCTGACCTGGGGCGCGACCGTCGACACCCTGTGGGACCAGTTGCCGGGCGTGGGCCTGGAGCGGGCCTACGACGGCAAGGCCGAGAGTTCGGTGCCGGGCGGTACGCCCGACCTGCGGCTGAACATCCAGGACGCGGCCGACCTGCTCGCGGTCAACGCGTTGCTGGACCAGGGGGTCGCGGTCTACCGGCTCGCCGACGGGTCGGTTGTCATCCCGCACACGACCACCAACCGCCGGCTCGCCGCCGCCGAGTCCCGTAAGCACGACGTCGCCTTCGAAGCCGCTCCGGCGGGTTGGCAGGGGACCCTGCTGGACAAGGTCGTCGTCGGTTACCTGGGTACGGTCGAGGAGCGCGACACCCTGCGCGACATCGGCTTCGAGGCCCGTACGATCACCGCCGCGACCCTGGCCACCACGCTGACCGCCGACGTCGACGTACTGCTCGTCGGTGCCAACCTCAACCTGGCGAACCTGACGGCGGAGAACCGCGCCGCGCTCGACGCCTTCCTTGCCCGGGGCGGTGGTGTCGTCGGTCTGGACACCGCCGGGGCGAGCTTCAGCAACGCCGCCGCGCTGCTGAGCGTCACGGCCACCGCGGGTGCCTCCCTGGCCAGTGGTGTGGTCAACATCGTGAACAGCCAGGGCCCGGTCACCTCCGGTGCGATCCCGCACTCGTTCATCAACCAGCCGGTCTGGTTCACCAACCTCGGTGCCGGCGTCACGGTGGAGCAGTCCTACACCGCCGACCCGCTGCTGTCCGGCTGGTGGGCGGCGAACGCGGCCGGCACCAACGGTCCGGCCGCCGCGGCCAACCAGGCCAGCATCGTCCGGGGCGTGACGGCCGCGGGCAACGGTGTCGTGCTCTTCGGTACGGACCCGACGTACCGCACCCACCCCAAGGGGCTGCAACCGCAGCTCGGCCGGGCCATGCTCTGGGCGGCCCAGCGGTAGTACCGACGGTGCTCCGCTGAGCGGGTGACACAGGAGGGCCCGGATGCCGGTCAGCATCCGGGCCCTCCTCGTCGTACCGACCCCGGCCGGGGCCCCCGCTTCACGCGGCGGCGCGGACGGCCGGTGCGTGCCAGTCGGGGATCTCCGCCCCGGCGGCGGTGAAGGTGGTGAAGTCGGTGGTGTCCCGGAACGCGGGCAGGGCGTAGAGGTCCCGGGCGTACGCCCACAGGTGCGGGTACTCGTGCAGGCCGGGGTTGATGGCACGGGTCGCGTTGGGGCCGACGTCGTAGCGGACCAGGGTCACCCAGAGCCGGATGTCCGCCTCGGTCACCGTCGGTCCGACCAGGTACCGCCGGGTGGCCAACCGTTCGTCGAGTACGGCGAAGGCGTGGAGCAGCGCTGTCCGGGCCCGTGCGCCGTCGGGGCCCGGCCGGGCGGCGGCACCGACGCCGTGGTTGACCACCGGGTTGAGCCACCCGTCGAGTTCCTCGATCTCGTCACGGTGGCGCTCCGGATAGGTGTCGACGAGCGGGGTGGCCAGGTGCCGGAAGCTGGTGGCGAAGTCGATTCCGATGGTCTTGAAGTTGTTGCTGACCACGCCGGCGGTGGCGCGGTCCCAGAGCGTCGGCACCGAGATGTGGCCGTCGAAGCCCTCCTCGGTGGCCTCGTAGGCCTGTCGTAGCAGGGTGAACCCGTTCACCGGGTCGGGTCCGTACCGTTCGCGGAAGGCCCAGCCCCGGCCGTCCCGGTGGTTGTCCACGTAGGAGACGGTGACGATGTCTCCCAGTCCGGCGAGGGCGCGGGTGATGGTCACTCGCTGCGACCACGGGCAGAACCACCCCGCGTAGAGGTGGTACCGGCCGGCGCGCGGAGTGAAGCCGGCGGGGCTGTTGTCGGTGAGGCGGGCCGAGAAGCGGTAGAGGGGTCGTGGGTCGTCGGGCCGGCGGACGATGCGGTACTCGCCGTAGGTGTCGGGATCGACGGGCGTGGCCAGCCGGCTGAAGGGTGACAGTCCGGGCATGGGATACCTCCGAGGAGTCGGAGCGTTACAACCGGATCAAATCCTACTCACCGGATAGGTTTTACGGCCAGGGTCGAGCTGGTCGGCATCGGCGGCTCACGGTCGGCCCTCCGAGCCGAACGGCGCCCACGTGGAGTACGGCAACTGGGTCTCGAACGGCAGGTAGGGCAGGACCGCCCGGTCGGCGTCGAGGTCGTAGCGGGGGTGGTAGCCCAGGTTGAGGTAGAGCGCCTCGGCCTCCGGCTGGCGCGGGCCGGTGGTCAGCCAGATCCGGCGGTATCCCCGCCGAACCGCCTCGGCCTCCAACTCGCGCATCACCCGGCGGGCCAGTCCCTGGCGGCGGTGCCCCGAATGGGTCCACACGCGCTTGATCTCGGCGGTCTCCCGGTCGTACCGGCGGAACGCGCCGCCGGCCACCGCTGACCCGTCGGGCTGGAGCAGCAGCAGGAAGGCGCCGTGCGGAGGCGCGAACTCCGTCGCCGGGTAGCGGGACATCTCCTCGTTCGGGCCGTACCGGCTCCGGTACTCGTGGGTCAGTTCGTCGAGCAGCGGGCGGGCCGCCGGGTCGGTCGGGCTGGTGTAGCGGACGGTCAGTTCCCTTGACGCCATCGATCAGCTCCGGAGGCTGGACGGGACCGGTTCGGGCGCCGGTCCCGGCGGTGACACCGGGACCGGCGCGGTGGATCACTTCCGGGGCAGGCCGGGCGGGTTGATCTGGGCGGCGGGGATCGCCTCGCTGCCGAGCCCCCAACGGGACAGCACCCGGGCGTACGAGCCGTCCTTGATCACCGTGTTGAGTGCGTCGTTGAGCGCCTCGACGAACCCGTTGCCCTTCTTGGTCATCGCCGCGATCTGGGCCGGCACCTCGCCGCCGCCGGGCACGATTCCGACGATCCTGGTCTTGCCGCTGACCGCGACGTGGTACGCCAGCGCCGGGTTCGGCCCGAAGTACGCGTCGATCCGCCCGGAGAGCAGGGCGAGCTGGTAGTCGGCCGGGTTCTGGTAGTAGGTGATGTTGACCGGGGCGAGGCCGGCGGCCTTGTTCTGCGCGTCCCAGCGCAGCAGCACCTGTTCCTGGTTGGTGCCCGAGCCGACCGACACGTTGAGTCCGGCGATGTCGGCCGGCTTCTCGATCTTGCTGACCTTGCCGTCCGCCTTCACCTCCCAGCCGAGCGAGTCGACCCGGTAGGTGGCGAAGTCGTAGATGTCCTTGCGTTCCTCGGTCACGGTGATGTTGGAGAAACCGACATCGTTCTGCCCGGAGCGCACCACCAGGAACAGGTTCTCCCACGAGGTCGGCTGCAGGTCCAGTTCCAGCCCCAGCACGTCCGCCACCAACTGGGCGATGTCCGCCTCGACCCCGATCAGCGTACGGTCGTCGTCGGCGCGGAAGGCCAACGGAGGCGATCCCTCGGCGCTGATACCGACCCTGAGTTTGCCTCCCGCGCCGATCGTCGGCGGCACCTTGGCCGCGACGGCGTCGACCTTCTGCGCGCGGATCCGTTTCTGGTCCGGGCTGGTGTTGATGACCGCCGCCGCCGAGCCGGACGGATCGGCCGCCAGCGCGGCGGGTTCGTCGTCGGGCGAGCCGCAGGCGGCCAGGGTCACCAGGGTGGTCAGGGCGAGCACGCTGGCCAGGTGTCGCGATAGCCGGTAACGCGGCATGCGGAACTCCTTCTCTGGGGTGTTCGGGCTGTCGGGAGTACCTGGGGTGGCGGGCGGTTCAGAGAACCTTCGCCAGAAACGACCGGGTCCGTTCGTGCTGCGGCCGGGTGAGCACCTCGTCCGGTGGGCCCTGCTCGACGATCACGCCGTCGTCCATGAACACGACCCGGTCGGCGACCTCGCGCGCGAAGCCGATCTCGTGCGTGACGACGATCATCGTGGTGCCCGCCCGGGCAAGGTCCTTCATCACCTCGAGCACCTCACCGACCAGTTCCGGGTCCAGTGCCGAGGTCGGTTCGTCGAAGAGCAGCACCTTCGGTTCCAGGGCGAGGGCGCGGGCGATCGCGACCCGTTGCTGCTGGCCGCCGGAGAGACGGCGCGGATAGGCGTCCGCCTTGTCCGCCAGGCCCACCCGGTCGAGCAGCCGGGAGGCGGCCGCCAGCACCTCTCGCCGGGGCCGGCCCTGCGCCGACACCGGTGCCTCGGCCACGTTGTCCAGCACGGTCAGGTGCGGGAAGAGGTTGAAGTTCTGGAACACGAAACCGATGTGCGTACGCTGCCGCAGGATCTCGCGCTCCTTGAGCTCGCGCAGCCGGTTGCCGGTACGGCGGTAGCCGATCAGCTCCCCGTCGATGCGTACCGAGCCACGGTTGACCTTCTCCAGGTGGTTGATGCTGCGCAGCAGGGTCGACTTGCCCGATCCGGACGGGCCGAGGATCACCACCACCTCACCGGTACGCACGCTCAGGTCCACCCCGCGCAGCACCTCCAGCGGCCCGAAGCTCTTGTGGATGCCGCGCAGCTCCACCATCACCGCGCCGTCGGGGCTCATCGGGGCGCCGCCAGGTCGGCCGCGAGCTGGTCCCGTACCGCCTGCCGTTGTCGGCGGGCCGCCACCACCCGCCCGACCAGTCGGCTCACCCGCTGCAGCGGGGTCGGCGGCAGCGCCCGTACGGCACCGCGGGCGTAGTGCCGCTCGACGTAGTACTGGACTATCGACAGGACGGTGGTCAGCAGCAGGTACCAGATGGCGGCCACCAGGAGGAGGGCGATCACCCGTCCATTGCGGGCGTAGATCACCTGGACCTGGTAGAAGAGTTCGGGGATGGCCATGATGTAGACCACCGAAGTCCCCTTGACCAGGCCGATGATCTCGTTTCCGGCGGTCGGGATGATGGTCCGCATCGCCTGCGGCAGCAGGATCCGGCGAATCTGCCGGGTGCGGGGGATACCGAGGGCCGCCGCCGCTTCGAGTTGCCCCTGGTCCACCGAGAGAAAGCCGGAGCGGACGATCTCCGCGCAGTAGGCCGCCTGGTGCAGGGCGAGTCCCAGGGTCGCGGCGGTCATCGGGCCGATCAGGTCCATGGTGCCGACGTCGAAGAACGACGGACCGAACGGAATCCCGAAGGAGATCCGGTCGTAGAGCAGCGCCAGGTTGAACCAGAACAGGAGTTGCAGGATCAGCGGCACCGACCGGAACATCCAGACGTAACCCCAGGCCACCGCCTGGAGCAACGGGCTCGCCGAGAGTCTCATCAGGGCGATCACGGTGCCGAGCAGGAATCCGAGCACGATGCCGAGCACGGTCAGCCGCAGGGTGACGCCGACCGCCCGGAGCACGGTCTCGTAGAACAGGTACTGGCCGACGAAGTGCCACTCCCAGGCCGGGTTCGTGATCAGCGCGTTGGCCGCCATGGCCAGCAGTACCAGCGTCACGGCGGTCGCGGCCCAGCGCCAGGGATGGCGGGCCGGCACCACCTTCAGCGGTTCGTCGACGGGGCCGTCGGGTGCCCGTGTGGTGGTTGCCAGGGCCGCCGGGGCGGGTGGCGGGGCGGTCATGGTGACCTCCAGGGATGGCCTGCGGGCGCGTGACCGGGTGGGTGGTCCACGGGGCGGCGGGCGCCGGATACGGCGGGAGGGAAGACGCGACGGTCCGGTGGATGGCTCAGTCGCGGTGGAGCCGAGCGCGGGAGGCTGTGTCGCCGCCACCGCTCAGCGCGGACACCGCCCGCCCGCGTATCGAACGAGATCGATCACGAGGCGAGCGGTCAGGAGGACCCCGGTGCGCCGCATGTACTGATATTGATCAGTGGAATAAGGCATGTCAACGGCCGTCCACATTGTGGTACGCGTTGTCTGTCTGAGTAGACAGTGAGAGTTGAGCTGGACCAATGCCTGATCATCTCCCACAGACTTAATAGGAAATGATGATGTTACGAGGGGCTCGCTATTGAGCCCGGTACGGCGGCCTGGTGACCCGGAATGGCCGCGAGAAGCTCGCGGGTGTACGCGTGGGTCGGGTGGTCGAAGAGTTCCGTTGTGGTGGCGGTCTCGACGATCCGCCCGGCCCGCATCACCGCGACCCGGTGGGCGATCTGGCGGACCACCGCGAGATCGTGCGAGATGAACAGGTACGCCACCCCGGTGGACGCCTGCAGCTCGGCGAGGAGTTCCAGCACCTGTGCCTGTACGGACACGTCCAGCGCGGACACCGGCTCGTCGCAGACCACGAGTTCGGGGGAGAGGGCGAGTGCGCGGGCGATCGCGACCCGTTGCCGCTGACCGCCGGAGAGCTGCGCGGGTCTGCGGTCGAGCACCGAGACCGGGAGCGCGACCCGTTCGACGAGTTCGCGGGCCCGTGCCCGGCGGGACGCCCGGTCACCGATCCCGAACACCCGCAGCGGCTCGATGATCACCTCCCGGATCGAGAACCGGGGGTCGAGTGACGCGTACGGGTTCTGGTACACGAGTTGGGCACGGCGCCGCAGTCGGCGCAGCGCCGCACCGCGAGCCCCGGTGATGTCGTCACCGTCGAAGAGGATCCGCCCGCCGTCCGGCTCCGCGAGTCGCAGCACCAACCGTGCCGTGGTCGACTTGCCCGAACCGGACTTCCCGACCAGGGCCAGGGTCTCGCCCCGGTTGATCGTGAAGCTCACCCCGTCCACGGCCCGCAAGCTCCGCCGACCGGCGACCGTCCCCGGCAGGGGGAAGTCCTTGACCAGGCCCTCGACCGTGACCAGCGGCGCCGCCTGCACCGGTGCGCCCGGAGGCCCGCTGCGGGCCGGTGGCGCCTGACGTGCGGCAGCCAGACTCGGCGCGCTGCGCAACAGTTGGCGGGTGTACTCGTGGGCGGGGTCCCGCAGGACCTCGCGGGTGGGCCCGGTCTCGACCACGCGTCCCCGTGACATCACCACGAGCCGTTGCGCCCGGTCGGCGGCGATACCCAGGTCGTGGGTGACCAGCAGGACAGCCGTGCCGAGTTCCTCGGTCAGACTCTGGATGTGGTCGAGGATCAGCCGCTGCACGGTGACGTCCAGCGCACTGGTCGGTTCGTCCGCGATGATCAGACGGGGTCGGGCCGCGATCGCGATCGCGATCAGCGCACGTTGGCGCATCCCACCGGAGAGTTCGTGCGGATACTGCCGTGCTCTGGTGGCCGGATCGGACAGGCCCGCCCGGTGCAGCAGTTCGACCGCGTCCAGGGCCGCCGACCGGCGGTTGCCCAGCCCGTGTACGCGCAAAGCCTCCGCGACCTGCTCGCCGATGCGTTTCACCGGGTTGAGCGACACCGCCGGGTCCTGCGGGATGAGGCCGATCTGGGCGCCCCGCAACGTTCGCAGTTCCCGCTCGGACAGGCCGGTGAGGTCACGCCCGGCGAACCGGATGGTGCCGCTGTCGACCTGCCCACCGGCCGGTAGCAGGCCGATGATGGCGTGCGCGGTTGTACTCTTGCCCGAGCCCGACTCGCCGACAACGGCGACCACCTCACCCGGCCGGACGTCGAAGTCGACGCGCTCGACCGCCCGTACCGGTCCCGACCGCGACTGGTACGAGACGCGGAGTTGCCGGACCTCCAGCAGGTTCCCGCCCCCGTCCGAGGCATCGTGTCGTCCCGTCATCGCTGGCTCGCCCACTCCCCGTCGACGGCCCGGGCGATCCGGTTCGTGGCCAGCACCGTCGCCGCGACCGCCAGGCCCGGAAGCGTCGAGAGCCACCACGCGTTCGCCAGGTAGTTGCGCCCGGTCGAGATCAACGTTCCCCATTCCGGTGCGGGTGGCGCGGCCCCGTAGCCGAGGAAACTCAGCGACGACACGGCCAGGATCGCGGTGCCGAAGTCGAGGGTGGCGAGCACCAGCACCGGCCCCATCGCGTTCGGCAGCACGTGCCGCAGCAGGATCGAGTGCCAGCGCGCCCCCGAGGACCGGGCCGCCTCGACGTAGGTGGCGTGCCGTACGCGCAGCACCTCGGCCCGCATCACCCGGGCGAAGCCGGCGACACTGGCGATGCCGACCGCCACGGCGACCTTCACCGTGCCGAACCCGAGCGCGGTGACCAGCGCCAGGGAGAGGAACAGGGCGGGGATGGCGAGCAGGACGTCGACGACCCGCATCAGCACGTCCTCCACCCAGCCGCCGACGAACCCGGCGACCAGGCCGATCGCCCCGCCGACGACAAACGCCACCGCGACCGCGATCAGGGTCGCCTTCAGCGACAGCGCCGCTCCGTGGACGACCCGGGCGTACACGTCGCGGCCGATCTCGTCGGTGCCGAACCAGTGCTGACCGCCGGGGCCCTGGAACCTGTCGGTGGGCACACCCAGCAGTGGATCGCGCGCGGTGAACAGCGTCGGCCAGAAGGCCGCCAGCACCACCAGCGTGACAACCACGAGGGAGAGGACGAGCCCGGGACGTCGCAGCAGGAACCGGCCCAGCCGGCGCAGGTCGAGGCCACGGGCCGCTTCCCGCCCGGTGGGTTCCGACCGGCTCCGGGAGCCCGGCTCCGGCACGATGTTCAACGCCGGGTCGCCGACGACTGTCTGACTCACACGAAGCTCCTTCGCCGGGTGGCCGAGGCCACGACGATCCGTGGGTCGAAGAGCGGGTAGACCAGGTCGACGGCGAGATTCGCCAGAACGAAGACCAGCGCGCCGAACACCACGACGCCCTGGACCACGGGTATGTCCTGAACCGTCACCGCGCTGACGGTCGCCCGGCCGATGCCGTTGCGGGAGAAGACGGTCTCCACCACCACGGAACCGGCCAGCAGATTGCCCACCAGCAGCCCGACGATGGTGAGCGCGGGCAGGGCGGCGTTGCGCAGGGCGTGCCGCAGGTGCACCCGCGCCCGTCCCGCTCCCTTGGCCCGCGCGGTCTGCACGTACGGCTCGTCGAGCGCGGTGAACAGGCTCTTCGCCAGCACCTGGGCCAGCAGCGCGCCGGTCGGCACGGCGAGCGTGACCGCCGGCAGGATCAGGCTGGCGAGGCCGTCGTTGCCGAACGCCGGCAGCAGCCGGAACCGGAAGGAGAAGAGCTGGACGAGCATCAGCCCGACCCAGAACGTCGGCAGTGACACACCGAGCGACGGCAGCGACAGCAGCAGTTGCCGCAATGCCCGCCCGGCGGTGTACGTGGCGGCCAGCGCCAGCCCCGTACCGAACACGACGGCCAGGACCAGGGCGGCACCGGTCAGTACGAGCGTCTGCGGCAGGGCGTCCCCGATCACCGACGTGACCGGTTGACCGGTCGCGACGGAGTTGCCGAAGTCCCCCTGCACCGCCCGACCGAGATAGTCGGCGTACTGGACCAGCACCGGTTTGTCGAAGCCGTACTCCCGTTTCAGCGCCTCGAGTTGGGCCGGGTCGACGGAGACCTGGTCGAGGCCGCCACCGGCCATCGCCGACACCGGGTCACCGGGCAGGAAGTCCAGCACGAGGAAGGACAGGGTGTAGGCCGCCCAGAGCACCACCACGGCCTGTGCGAGTCGGCGGATCACGTAACGACGCACGGTCGGTTCCCTCCGTCCGCTGGTCCTGTTCGGTGCGTCAGCTCTTCCAGGTGTCGTGCAACTGGATCCGGCTCGACGCCTCGAAGTCCAGGTCGTGCACCTTCTTGGACACCCCGAGGGCGGTGGTGAGCTCCACCACCGGGATCACGTGGGCGTTGCGTACGATCAGGTCCTGGGCCTGGTTGACCAGCGCCTGCCGTTTGGCCGGGTCGACCGTCGCGGCCTGCTCGGTCAGCACCGGATCCAGCGCGCCGGCAGCCAACCGGTACGTGTTGGCCAGGGTGGTCGAGTAGGTGCTGCGCAGGATGTCCGGGTCGGCTCGGGTGATGTTTCCCCAGAGCGCGTCGAAGTCGCCGGACTGCTGCACCTGGGTGATCTGGGCGATCTGGAGTTCCTTCAGGGTGATCTCGACACCCACCGCCTTGAGCTGCTGCTGGATCAGCTCGAGTGTCGGCTGGTTGGTCGCCGCGTTGGCGAACCAGCCGACGGAAAGGCTGAGCCGGGTGCCGTTGCGGGTCCGGACACCGTCGCCGCCGACCTGCCAGCCGGCCGCGTCGAGCAGCGACTTCGCCTTCGCCGCATCGAAGGTGAGCTGCCCGCTGACATCGCTGTGGTACGGCGTGGTGTGCGCCAGGATGCTGGTGGCCGGTTTGCTGCCGGTGGGGTAGACGGTGTCGACGATCTGCCGCCGGTCGAGTGCCACCTGGATCGCCTGCCGTACGGCGACGTCCCGCAGCAGGGGCTTCGAGTTGTTCAGGCCGAGGTTGAACACCACGCCCGGATTCGCCCGTGTCTGGAGGTTGACGGCCCCGCCGCCCTTCAGCGCGGCCTCGTCGGCGAGGCTGACGCTGCCGATGGCGTCCACCTGCCCCGACACCAGGCTCCCGGTACGCACACCAGCCTCCGGAACGACGGTGAACAGCACCTTGTCCAGGTACGCCTCACCCGACTTGCGCCACAGCGACGAACCCCAGTTGTATCCCTTGCGCTTGACCAGCGTGATCGACTGGTTGGCCACGTACCCGTCGAGGGCGAAGGGGCCGGAGCCGACGACGCCGTCGGTGCACCGCTGGTCCGGTGTCTTCCGTACGCTCGACCCGGCGACCAGGCCGAGCGAGAAGGTCGAGGTGGCCTGGAGGAACTGGGCGTTGGGCTGTTCGAACGAGACAACCGCGGTGAGGTCGTCCGGCGTTTCGGTGCCGACGTATCCGCTGAGGTAGCCGGTTGCCAGGCTGGCCTTCGCGCCGAGTTTGCGGGCCGCGTCGAAGTTCTCCCTGACCGCCCGGGCGTTGACCGGTGATCCGTCGCTGAAGGTGACACCCGGCCGGAGGTGGAAGGTGAAGGTTCTCGCGTCCGCGCTGACCTCCCAGCGTTCCGCGAGCCAGGGCACGATCTTTCCGGTCGAGGGGTCCTGGTCGGTCAGTGAGTCGACGATCTGGCGCAGGGCGTAGATGGTGTCGTTGCTGGCGACCTGATGGGGGTCGACGCAGCCGGCGTACGAGCCGACGGCGAAGGTCAGGGTGCCCCCGGATCTGGGGGTGCCGTCCCCGGTCCCACCGTTGCCGGTGGTGTCGCCGTCACCCGAACCGCAGGCGGTCAGTGCGAGGGCGGCGACGATGGTCAGCACGAGCGACCCGAGGGCGCGCCCCGATCGCGGCAGTGATCTCACGAGATTCCCTTTTCTGTGGAGGACGGCGTGGAGGTCCGGGCTCGCGTACCTCCGGACGGCGCCGGTGTGACGGTGGGCAGCGGGGGCAGGTCGAGGTGTTCGCGCAGGGTGCTGCCCTCGTACGCGGTCCGGTAGGCGCCACGCTCCTGCAACTCCGGCACGAGTTTGTCGACGATCTCTTCGACCGATCCGGGGATCAACTGCGGGATGATGTTGAACCCGTCGACGGCACGGGTGCGGACGTAGCGGACCCACTCGTCGGCGATCCGCCCCGGCGTCCCGACGAACAGGTCGTGTCCGGGTGCGACCTCGATGACCAGGTCGCGGATGGAGAGTTTGCGCTGCTCGGCCAGCGCACGCCAACGCGCGATGACGGCGAGCTTCCCGGTGCGCAGCTCGATCGGAATCGTGCCGCGGGACGGGTCGAGCTCGTCCGGCGTCGGGTCGATGTCCGGCAGCGGCCCGTCCGGGTCGTAGCCGGAGAGGTCCTTGCCCCAGTACTGCTCCAGGAAAGCGATCGCTCGGGGCCCGCTGGTCTGCTCGCGCCTGATCCAGTCCGCCCGCTCCCGTGCCTGCGCCTCGGTGTCGCCGAGGACGACCGACGTGCCGGGCAGGATCCGCAGCGAGTCGGGCGCGCGTCCGTACCCGGCCAGCCGGGTCCGGAGGTCCCGGGCGTACGCCACTGCCTTGTCGTACGAGGTGTTGGCGGAGAAGACCACGTCGGCGTGGCGTGCCGCCAGGTCCCGCCCACCGGGCGAGTCCCCGGCCTGGAACAGCACCGGCCGGGTCTGGCGGC of the Micromonospora sp. NBC_01796 genome contains:
- a CDS encoding ABC transporter permease — its product is MRRYVIRRLAQAVVVLWAAYTLSFLVLDFLPGDPVSAMAGGGLDQVSVDPAQLEALKREYGFDKPVLVQYADYLGRAVQGDFGNSVATGQPVTSVIGDALPQTLVLTGAALVLAVVFGTGLALAATYTAGRALRQLLLSLPSLGVSLPTFWVGLMLVQLFSFRFRLLPAFGNDGLASLILPAVTLAVPTGALLAQVLAKSLFTALDEPYVQTARAKGAGRARVHLRHALRNAALPALTIVGLLVGNLLAGSVVVETVFSRNGIGRATVSAVTVQDIPVVQGVVVFGALVFVLANLAVDLVYPLFDPRIVVASATRRRSFV
- a CDS encoding ABC transporter substrate-binding protein; translated protein: MRSLPRSGRALGSLVLTIVAALALTACGSGDGDTTGNGGTGDGTPRSGGTLTFAVGSYAGCVDPHQVASNDTIYALRQIVDSLTDQDPSTGKIVPWLAERWEVSADARTFTFHLRPGVTFSDGSPVNARAVRENFDAARKLGAKASLATGYLSGYVGTETPDDLTAVVSFEQPNAQFLQATSTFSLGLVAGSSVRKTPDQRCTDGVVGSGPFALDGYVANQSITLVKRKGYNWGSSLWRKSGEAYLDKVLFTVVPEAGVRTGSLVSGQVDAIGSVSLADEAALKGGGAVNLQTRANPGVVFNLGLNNSKPLLRDVAVRQAIQVALDRRQIVDTVYPTGSKPATSILAHTTPYHSDVSGQLTFDAAKAKSLLDAAGWQVGGDGVRTRNGTRLSLSVGWFANAATNQPTLELIQQQLKAVGVEITLKELQIAQITQVQQSGDFDALWGNITRADPDILRSTYSTTLANTYRLAAGALDPVLTEQAATVDPAKRQALVNQAQDLIVRNAHVIPVVELTTALGVSKKVHDLDFEASSRIQLHDTWKS
- a CDS encoding ABC transporter permease, whose product is MSQTVVGDPALNIVPEPGSRSRSEPTGREAARGLDLRRLGRFLLRRPGLVLSLVVVTLVVLAAFWPTLFTARDPLLGVPTDRFQGPGGQHWFGTDEIGRDVYARVVHGAALSLKATLIAVAVAFVVGGAIGLVAGFVGGWVEDVLMRVVDVLLAIPALFLSLALVTALGFGTVKVAVAVGIASVAGFARVMRAEVLRVRHATYVEAARSSGARWHSILLRHVLPNAMGPVLVLATLDFGTAILAVSSLSFLGYGAAPPAPEWGTLISTGRNYLANAWWLSTLPGLAVAATVLATNRIARAVDGEWASQR
- a CDS encoding NtaA/DmoA family FMN-dependent monooxygenase (This protein belongs to a clade of FMN-dependent monooxygenases, within a broader family of flavin-dependent oxidoreductases, the luciferase-like monooxygenase (LMM) family, some of whose members use coenzyme F420 rather than FMN.), coding for MSQPNPLGYDPKARVHLGLFYTGVGPQIVWTDPDAAPHTHIDTFVKVVQTLERGLFDAFFLGEGLRVRENRGRVHALDVAGRPDAITQLSALAATTTRIGLVATQNTTYNYPADLARRLASLDLVSAGRAGWNIVTTDNAWTGENFRHGGWLAHDRRYERAGQFVEAAEALWASWDDDAIASYGDDGSWLRPGSAPGIERDTDLVRLRATATLPRSRQTRPVLFQAGDSPGGRDLAARHADVVFSANTSYDKAVAYARDLRTRLAGYGRAPDSLRILPGTSVVLGDTEAQARERADWIRREQTSGPRAIAFLEQYWGKDLSGYDPDGPLPDIDPTPDELDPSRGTIPIELRTGKLAVIARWRALAEQRKLSIRDLVIEVAPGHDLFVGTPGRIADEWVRYVRTRAVDGFNIIPQLIPGSVEEIVDKLVPELQERGAYRTAYEGSTLREHLDLPPLPTVTPAPSGGTRARTSTPSSTEKGIS